Below is a genomic region from Erigeron canadensis isolate Cc75 chromosome 7, C_canadensis_v1, whole genome shotgun sequence.
TTTGGAGCCTGAAAGTTAGTAAAGCATGTACGAGTACTATCTTAGCTCTAAGGAAcgaagattatgtaaaatttaggaaaggctatgtatatttattaaatgtaaaggtttaatatgtaatttttattttaatgtgatTGTATCTAAGCTTAGTTAAAGTTtacagtacggatcattttttcatagcttttactttttctttttagaacAATTTTACCTTTAGTTGGGTTAACAAGAAATTAGCTTGTTTCGTGCTTATGGAGTTACGTGTCAAGATATAATAGTCGGGGTTTATTTTTCCAACTATATCTATGTGCGAGGCTagcaaaaacatataaaattatcATATTGTTGAACCATAagttgtctttttcttttaaattcttaatatttaaaatatttgacAAGTCAGTCCAATAATTTTGTGTGCAAAGGAATATCAATACTTAACCACACTAAAAATGGACTTGTAGCAGAGCCATATGACCATATATATGAGATTGGTGGTTAAAACTTAGAACAGTCATAATTTccaaaaagaaataatccatCAACATTAGCCCACTAtatccaaagaaaaaaaaagcaagaATAACTATTGAACTACAAAGGGCTCTTTCATATGCATTTGTCACCaccatatataaacaattaagcAAATATCGAATGGTGAAACTAAAGATGACTAATTATCAAACTAATTCCCTGTTAACCACATCCGTTGCAATTtcttaaaaacccatcaaacTGAAACGTTCCAAGTTCTCGATAGATCGCGTGGTCGAGAGTCCAAGCACCAGCATTGATAATttgatgttgaaatctcaaaaaGTTCATCAGGGGACATGTTTTCAAGCTCCTTTAATGTTAGAGTATCAAAAGTATAGGTATCTTTGGTCTTGTAACCACACATTGTTGCGGTCATTTCATCTTGGTGTTCTTGAGAGCGCATACGCTTGTATAGTCTCATTACAGACAAGCAATCTTGTAAAGGATCGTGATGCCCTGCCCTGATATCGTACCTAAAAACACAAACTCGGTGTAAGCCACGGAGAATATGAGAGTCATAAATGgttatttttgggtgtgtttttAGTACTATGGTTCCAAAAAGGTTTAAACATGAAACAAAATTGAATCTGAGAAGGGTTAATGTTTAGCAATGTTTCATAGATGCTCACAATTAAGCAGGGCTACTTGATCACTTATCAATATTTACAGTTTAAAGTGCGATTATTAGTTCACCCTATGTAAAGTACAAGTGAAAGAACGAAGAACGGGAAATCAAGACAATTACCCGAGAAATTTCTTAGTAAGGTCCTTGAGAGAATAGCTAGCGTTCTTAGTATGAGTTTTCATTAGGGGAAGATATGTTGCAGTATCCCTACACATTGAAAAAACAAATCGTTAAATGAAAAGCTTGATGATCTTGAATAAGCAATTTCCATCTCCTCAAGTAACACGTACAACATATCATATCGAATGAaggaaaaaaagtaaaaataccATAGTCATGCTTTTCAATATAGTCATGAAGGTTAAAGTGCTAAACAGATTATTGAATTATAAAAGTGTGGTAAGATGGCATTCTTAATAGATGAACAATTATAACATTGAGTTCAGAAATTCGTTTGTCCTAAAAAAAACTGACCTTATTAATATATCAGGATAGTTCATTAACAAGCAATCCAAATCACACTGAACGTTATGACCCACAAGAAGCTTAGCTTTTCCTCCATTCAACCGTGCTTTTCCTAATGATTCTCCATTGTATAAAATACGAGAAATCTTTTCTTGAACTTCAGTAAGTGGCATACCATCTCTAAGATGCGCTTCCGTTAAGCCAGTTAGTTTATACCTGAAACAACATAGCATCGGGTTCCATGGTCATATATGTACAAATGGCAAAATGGACATGTAGTGCGAATTGGTTAGGAATACTATATGGCACGTTAAGTCGTTAACCCTTTTAAGGATGAAAGAGTTGATCGGGTTAGTAGCTTCAAGTTATCTTTGTATCGTTCCAATTTCAACGGATGTCCTGAAGGGGCAACTTAAAGTTGTGTCTAACTACTTAAATGAGTATAATCATGAAGTTTAACAGGCTacctaataaatatatataaatcaccAAAGTATATATTGACTGCGTACAGCTTCTGAATCTCTTTATAATATTACATTCTTAGTTTCTtacaaatataattttgtaatcACATTTACAATGTTGATTACGTTTAGAAGGCCTAAACGGCTAAAGAAGAAATGTTTAGGGGTCAACTCGATCTGCACCAACCCTTACTTGAGATTACCAGCTACCCAGCCCGATACTTGTTTGTTTTAAGATAACAATGTAGAAGTTATTAAATGTGTGTACAGAGTTACACACCTTTTAtgactttttttaatttcatctaAAGCGATGCTATTGTAGCTAATATTGTAGTTTTACCCGTATAGCgtgttattaataaaaaaaaatcaaatcgaCCCATTTGTCATCGCAAgtcatataaatcaagaagAAAAATACACAACGTACATGCTGCAGGAAGTACCTGTAATCAGTCACGGGCATTTGAGGTGCTACAAAGGTGTGGAATATCATATTCTCTTCCTCATCAACGAGGCAGACTCGAGCTAATATGTCAACTGATCCATCACTACCACCGCCAACCATTTGGCATTCAATAGCAACTGCTTCAGGGAATTTACTAATATGAATATTATCTTCTAAGGCTTCATATGCTACATATTCTGGAACATCTATTGTTCCCTACATCACAATATCAAAAACATGTACAAATGTATCTTAGTTGCataatattattagtaataACTATTAAAACACTTGACAGAAAGTCCCGAGTCAGCTTACAAGACAAGCAGGTGCGGGACGTAGACATGACTCTTTATGTTCATTAAGAGAACCCGTGCTATCGAAAACTTTTAGACAGAGTTGGCAACCAGTCAGAGAGAATATACTTGAACACGTGGCCTTAGCTACTTGTCCTGCATAATTCATAAAATGTGACAAACGAAGAAACAACCAAACCGAAATGAATAAGTTACGTTATGGTGGCAAATGAGCATGTTAAAGTCTAGCAGAGTAACAGGGTCAAAAATTAGAGATTTTCGGGCTGGATGCCTGGATtatgtgtttgattttaaaaaaaaaaaaaacactaagtTACTACATATGGCAGCAAGCCAATTTTTACCCGTTTTATGGTTTTCACTCATTAACAGTAACTTACAACCCGAATTGACACTTTCCAAATGAATGGGCTGAATGAGCCCTTACAATGTTATGAACTAGAGGATTTCATACCCGATATATGCTCTCTTAATGATTCAAATGATTTGCAGTGCTTTTGACAAACACCACATTTTGGCTCATGGACAGAGTGATTGGATTTCTTCATGTGCTCAACAAGGTGCTCCTTTCTTTTAAACTGTCGAAAACAAGCTGCACATTTGTGCCTGGAAAcaacatataacaaaaatatgaatttacaacacataaagaaaataatcaaatagcTAAAGTTTATGCAGAATGTGTAAATAGTAGACAatgaaaaaaagtttaaatctttGTTAGCAAATATTTTCTCATATTCATTGAATCAATGTATAGAAATTCTAGATAACTAAATACAATAAGATTAATTTGTTGCATGCCATGTGGACTCAATCACACGTACACTTCGATACAAATTTAAAGCAAAATCCAGCAAGGACATcaaatatataatctatatatatatatatatatatattaaaaaaaacaaatttaattagCGTGTTCTCCGGCCAACGTTAAACAATTGACAATTCCATGCATTGACTATTAATGAAGAAATTAAGAAGGGGAAAAAGAAAACCTTGTAACGACCACTGGGGATTTATTCATTGCAATGAGTGAGCAAAACAATGCGAACGATCAAAACTGAGATTAATGTTAATCGAATAGGATTTAATCGAATATCAAGTTTGATGAAGTGTTTTTTCAcgttaatcaatatatataaagtttgatGCATacgtaattttaatttttatagcGATATATAAAAAGAGATATAAGAAATTACATTAATCATCCTTGTAATTTTCTAGAATTTTACATGttgaataaaaagataaaagatcgCGAAGATCACGTATTTGACAGGCCACGAAAGATAATCCATGCGAGACGGGCTTACATACGAgttattagtataaataaacTTTAAGTTGGTCGATGTTACATGTGACTCGAACCTATCCTTTGAAAACATGTGCACCTGTtacatgttgaaaaaaaaaaatcaatcatataGAAAACAGACTTACATAAGAattaactagcatggtaccgTGTAATGCGGCGGTACTTGTAGCGGTGGGAGACGACTGTTGGGGGTAGAGCGGCGTCGAGTGGTCTAGATAAtttatgtaaaagtaattgatgtaaatggttaatgaaaatattttaaaagacaaagaaatgagagtgtaatataatcattaggCTATTTTAAATTTTTCCCCGCGTAACTTTCAACACGatggttattttatttataagataCTATAGAAGTATGGATATATGTGATCTTTTATATGGACCAACGTCAAATTTTAAagacacatatatatgttttaaaaatataagtattaCATACGTAAAAGAGATATACAATCAATGTGGTCGGGGTGAACTTACATAGCGTTTAACCGGATCATCTAAAGTCGGaataatgtttattttatattattttgttaaggcCCTATTTAAAATTCATTGGGTGTTTGGTAGAAGTGAATCAAATAggatggaaatgtaatagagaatgaatatagtgggaaagaTAATGGAGATTTGAAAAGAGAACCGattccgtcgtttggtacaaacaccgaatgaatatataaaaaatattaaattttaaataataatcaaatttaatacatataacatcactaaaacaaaaacaaaacaaaaaaatttaaattccattcccatcaattctctacatttcatagagaattgagggaatgGAATCGATTCCCTATTCTCGATTCTCTTTTCCATTCTTcattacaaccaaacatgagaagtgtTTCTCTTTCCATTTCCACCATTTCCATTTCATTTTAAGAGTCATTTGTAACaaataaatacaattataattagTCTAATGATCACCATGTCCAAATTGTTCTTATCTCGTCACCTAGCACATCAGATCCCGTGAAAACTAACCAATGAGGCCTCAACGTGATGAATAACAAACACCGGGAACGAACTAAGCATTAAGGATGATCTTAGAAAGTTTATTATCTTTTCACCAAAATTCGTAAACATCGTTTAACTATTTTAATATGTTTAATTATCA
It encodes:
- the LOC122609414 gene encoding uncharacterized protein LOC122609414, with product MNKSPVVVTRHKCAACFRQFKRKEHLVEHMKKSNHSVHEPKCGVCQKHCKSFESLREHISGQVAKATCSSIFSLTGCQLCLKVFDSTGSLNEHKESCLRPAPACLGTIDVPEYVAYEALEDNIHISKFPEAVAIECQMVGGGSDGSVDILARVCLVDEEENMIFHTFVAPQMPVTDYRYKLTGLTEAHLRDGMPLTEVQEKISRILYNGESLGKARLNGGKAKLLVGHNVQCDLDCLLMNYPDILIRDTATYLPLMKTHTKNASYSLKDLTKKFLGYDIRAGHHDPLQDCLSVMRLYKRMRSQEHQDEMTATMCGYKTKDTYTFDTLTLKELENMSPDELFEISTSNYQCWCLDSRPRDLSRTWNVSV